One window of Thiomicrorhabdus lithotrophica genomic DNA carries:
- a CDS encoding DnaJ domain-containing protein: MRFLKYLLLIVVGIIAWLISLAFKTTRKTVDIGVDAYKSVKHSESFDEAYKNFTSNQYAKTRMSVPEEIIALMAKIAKSDGKISDLEVEFMSDTIKSMAHAMKAAGLPDIVVKSAKKRLFALANKAKKDQNPTSYYCQTLSESGLEVRAGALMQMISFASLDGLSEKTLELVFEIGRLMTFSDEQIQQLIDQVNGQGGSAYSDPKMGEDPYAVLGCKESDDFALIKKAYRKMVKENHPDFMHGKGMDDAEIKAATEKMQDINAAFEDIKKRKGL; encoded by the coding sequence TTGCGTTTTTTAAAGTATCTGTTGTTAATTGTTGTTGGAATTATTGCGTGGTTGATTAGCTTGGCTTTTAAAACCACACGCAAAACCGTTGACATTGGGGTTGATGCTTATAAATCTGTAAAACATAGCGAAAGCTTTGATGAAGCTTATAAAAACTTTACCAGTAATCAATACGCTAAAACTCGGATGAGTGTACCTGAAGAGATAATCGCTTTAATGGCTAAAATTGCTAAAAGTGATGGCAAAATCAGTGACCTTGAAGTTGAGTTTATGAGCGACACGATTAAGTCGATGGCGCATGCAATGAAAGCCGCAGGTTTGCCAGATATTGTTGTGAAGTCAGCAAAAAAACGATTGTTTGCTTTAGCGAATAAAGCCAAAAAAGATCAGAACCCAACCTCCTATTATTGTCAAACTCTAAGTGAATCAGGTTTAGAAGTGCGTGCAGGTGCTTTGATGCAAATGATTAGCTTTGCTTCTTTGGATGGTTTATCAGAAAAGACGTTGGAACTGGTTTTTGAAATTGGTCGTTTGATGACGTTTAGTGATGAGCAAATCCAACAGTTGATTGATCAGGTAAATGGTCAGGGTGGCTCGGCTTACTCAGACCCTAAAATGGGTGAAGACCCATATGCTGTTTTAGGTTGTAAAGAGTCAGATGATTTTGCGTTGATTAAAAAAGCGTACCGCAAAATGGTTAAAGAGAATCATCCTGATTTTATGCATGGCAAGGGAATGGATGATGCTGAAATTAAAGCCGCAACCGAAAAAATGCAGGATATTAATGCGGCGTTTGAAGATATTAAAAAACGTAAAGGCTTGTAG
- a CDS encoding YceI family protein → MTKITTLFLSAALLSVSTTAISAPVSYAIDTPGMHASINFKIKHLGYSWLTGRFNKFSGDYQYDATNLANSKISVKIDTKSVNTNHAERDKHLRSSDFLNVSKYPESSFVSTSISGSDENMQVQGDFTLNGVTKPITIQASKIGEGKDPWGGYRSGFMGTTEIKLADYNITKDLGPASANVLLELHIEGTKK, encoded by the coding sequence ATGACTAAAATCACGACACTTTTTTTATCGGCAGCTTTACTTTCTGTTTCAACAACGGCTATTTCTGCTCCAGTCAGTTATGCGATTGATACTCCTGGTATGCATGCATCGATTAACTTTAAGATTAAGCATCTTGGATACAGTTGGTTAACAGGGCGTTTTAATAAATTCTCAGGTGACTATCAATACGATGCTACTAACTTAGCGAATAGCAAAATCTCAGTTAAAATTGATACTAAAAGTGTCAATACCAATCATGCAGAGCGAGATAAACATTTACGCAGTTCAGACTTTTTAAATGTCAGTAAGTACCCAGAATCTAGTTTTGTTAGTACTTCTATATCTGGATCTGATGAGAATATGCAGGTTCAAGGTGACTTTACCTTAAATGGTGTGACAAAACCGATTACAATTCAAGCATCTAAAATTGGAGAGGGCAAAGATCCTTGGGGTGGTTACCGCTCCGGTTTTATGGGTACAACTGAAATTAAATTAGCGGACTATAATATAACGAAAGACTTAGGTCCTGCATCGGCAAATGTTTTACTGGAATTGCATATTGAAGGGACCAAAAAGTAA
- a CDS encoding cytochrome b, with protein MQLKNQQSSYGWISIAFHWVIAISVLSMFALGLWMVELDYYSNWYHDAPNIHKSVGVLLILAMLLRFFWNVFNPKPKALGDSAILRAVSSTVHLLFYLLVLLIGMSGYLISTAESQAISVFNWFDVPAWFEPFEHQADIAGEIHELLAFTLIGFVALHALAALKHHFIDKDNTLKRMLKPSLNDLEN; from the coding sequence ATGCAACTCAAAAACCAACAATCTTCTTATGGATGGATTTCTATTGCCTTTCACTGGGTGATAGCCATATCGGTGCTGAGTATGTTTGCACTGGGTTTGTGGATGGTTGAGTTAGATTACTATTCAAACTGGTATCACGATGCACCTAATATTCACAAATCGGTGGGTGTTTTATTAATCTTGGCGATGTTGCTCAGGTTTTTTTGGAACGTGTTTAATCCTAAACCAAAAGCACTGGGAGATTCGGCAATACTTCGGGCAGTCTCATCAACGGTTCACTTGTTGTTCTATTTATTAGTGCTATTAATTGGTATGAGCGGCTATTTGATTTCAACAGCGGAATCTCAAGCTATTTCAGTTTTTAACTGGTTTGACGTTCCTGCCTGGTTTGAACCTTTTGAACATCAAGCCGATATCGCTGGCGAGATACATGAGTTATTGGCTTTTACTTTAATTGGGTTTGTAGCACTTCATGCTTTAGCCGCATTAAAGCATCACTTTATAGATAAAGACAATACTTTAAAACGCATGCTTAAACCTTCTTTAAATGATTTAGAAAATTAA
- a CDS encoding DUF2798 domain-containing protein produces the protein MINQTNILKRKSIKSMFHAKFQPILFAFFMAFFMSFLMSAIISYFNVGLPEDFLVIWMKAWFMAFIVAFPIVIFVAPMVRKLVGSLIKE, from the coding sequence ATGATTAATCAAACCAATATATTAAAACGTAAGAGTATAAAATCCATGTTCCATGCCAAGTTTCAACCAATTCTATTTGCCTTTTTTATGGCATTTTTTATGTCTTTTTTGATGTCCGCTATCATTAGTTATTTTAATGTTGGATTACCTGAAGATTTTTTAGTTATTTGGATGAAAGCTTGGTTTATGGCGTTTATCGTGGCTTTTCCGATAGTGATATTTGTGGCACCTATGGTACGTAAACTGGTTGGAAGTTTAATTAAAGAATAG